One genomic window of Vibrio ziniensis includes the following:
- the rpoD gene encoding RNA polymerase sigma factor RpoD — MDQNPQSQLKQLVIRGKEQGYLTYAEVNDHLPAEIVDSEQVEDIIQMINDMGIKVVETAPDADDLALNDDETITDEDAAEAAAAALSSVESEIGRTTDPVRMYMREMGTVELLTREGEIDIAKRIEDGINQVQSAVAEYPGTIPYILEQFDKVQAEELRLTDIISGFVNPDDMESEAPTATHIGSELTGSDLDDEDDTDDDDDDEDEDGDDDSSSDEEEVGIDPELALEKFTELRNQYQNLQLAINEHGESSSKAQEATELVLTVFREFRLTPKQFDHLVNTLRNSMDRVRTQERLIMRAVVEKAKMPKKSFISVFTGNESDEAWFEQILASDKPYAAKIREDEEDIRRSIQKLRIIEQETSLTVNRIKDISRRMSIGEAKARRAKKEMVEANLRLVISIAKKYTNRGLQFLDLIQEGNIGLMKAVDKFEYRRGYKFSTYATWWIRQAITRSIADQARTIRIPVHMIETINKLNRISRQMLQEMGREPLPEELAERMQMPEDKIRKVLKIAKEPISMETPIGDDEDSHLGDFIEDTTLELPLDSATATSLRAATRDVLGGLTPREAKVLRMRFGIDMNTDHTLEEVGKQFDVTRERIRQIEAKALRKLRHPSRSETLRSFLDE, encoded by the coding sequence ATGGATCAAAATCCGCAGTCACAGCTTAAGCAACTTGTCATTCGCGGCAAGGAGCAGGGCTATCTGACCTACGCCGAAGTAAATGACCACCTACCAGCAGAAATCGTAGATTCTGAGCAGGTAGAAGATATTATTCAGATGATCAACGACATGGGTATTAAGGTTGTAGAAACCGCCCCTGACGCTGATGATCTAGCTCTTAATGATGATGAAACCATCACCGACGAAGATGCAGCAGAAGCTGCTGCTGCTGCGCTATCTAGCGTAGAAAGCGAGATTGGTCGAACGACTGACCCTGTACGTATGTATATGCGTGAAATGGGTACAGTAGAACTACTGACTCGTGAAGGTGAAATCGATATCGCGAAGCGAATCGAAGATGGTATCAACCAAGTACAAAGTGCTGTCGCTGAATACCCTGGAACGATTCCATACATCCTTGAGCAATTCGATAAAGTTCAAGCTGAAGAACTTCGCCTAACCGACATCATCAGTGGTTTCGTCAACCCAGATGATATGGAAAGCGAAGCGCCAACAGCTACACACATCGGTTCAGAGTTAACAGGTTCAGACCTCGATGACGAAGATGATACCGATGATGATGACGACGACGAAGATGAAGATGGCGACGACGATAGCAGCAGTGACGAAGAAGAAGTTGGTATAGACCCTGAACTAGCTTTAGAAAAATTCACTGAACTACGTAATCAGTACCAAAATCTTCAACTAGCGATCAACGAACACGGCGAATCAAGCAGCAAAGCTCAAGAAGCGACTGAGCTTGTATTGACTGTTTTCCGTGAATTCCGTTTGACGCCAAAACAGTTCGATCATCTTGTAAATACGCTACGCAATTCGATGGATCGCGTACGTACACAAGAACGCTTGATCATGCGCGCTGTTGTTGAAAAAGCTAAGATGCCGAAAAAATCATTTATCTCGGTATTCACTGGTAATGAATCTGATGAAGCTTGGTTTGAACAAATCCTCGCATCAGATAAACCATACGCAGCGAAGATCCGTGAAGATGAAGAAGATATTCGTCGTTCAATTCAAAAACTTCGTATTATCGAGCAAGAGACATCTTTAACCGTAAACCGTATTAAAGATATCAGCCGTCGCATGTCTATCGGCGAAGCAAAAGCTCGTCGTGCGAAGAAAGAGATGGTTGAAGCGAACTTACGTCTGGTTATTTCTATCGCTAAGAAATACACAAACCGTGGTCTACAGTTCTTGGATCTAATCCAGGAAGGTAACATCGGTCTGATGAAGGCTGTAGATAAGTTTGAATACCGTCGTGGTTACAAGTTCTCAACTTATGCAACTTGGTGGATCCGTCAGGCAATTACTCGTTCAATTGCAGACCAAGCACGTACGATCCGTATCCCAGTTCATATGATTGAAACGATCAACAAGTTGAACCGTATCTCTCGTCAAATGCTACAAGAAATGGGCCGTGAGCCACTGCCAGAAGAGTTGGCAGAGCGTATGCAAATGCCGGAAGATAAGATTCGTAAAGTACTGAAAATTGCTAAAGAGCCAATCTCTATGGAGACACCAATTGGTGACGACGAAGATTCGCATCTAGGTGATTTTATCGAGGATACCACGCTAGAGTTACCATTAGATTCTGCAACAGCGACTAGCTTGCGCGCAGCAACTCGTGACGTTCTAGGCGGTCTGACTCCTCGTGAAGCAAAAGTACTACGTATGCGTTTCGGTATCGATATGAATACTGACCACACTTTGGAAGAAGTTGGTAAGCAGTTCGACGTTACTCGTGAACGTATCCGTCAGATCGAAGCAAAAGCGCTACGTAAACTTCGTCACCCAAGCCGTTCAGAGACTCTGCGCAGCTTCCTAGACGAATAA
- a CDS encoding site-specific integrase gives MQSRKFKFNKRQLDSLPPTPPSSKSKETEYTDELCSGLKMIVNRQGRKRFLFRYTLHGTKKSIQLGEYPALDINTARQIANDHKREIALGNDPKAIRDEKRNVLTFQEFSELHYLPYAMMNKLTAKSDAGSLKLHFYPKWGKKPLTDIGQQDIQKLLDGLLEGRKPATVNRLRSLVLRMFRLAMEWGYVDSNPGQYIRKLKENNVRQRFLSRAEVSSFIKACNEEPNRTQSNALKFALLTGMRIGEITSSKWECLTVDDDGNWSLFLPHTKSGLSRTVLLNHLAKEVIHDQRRFQQPKNPYIFAGDAPGRPIAHPKKAFARIKKAAGITDNFRIHDLRHSFASILINSGNATLYDVQHLLGHQSPQTSTRYAHLASSRLREVSANVAELVSSA, from the coding sequence ATGCAATCCCGAAAATTCAAATTCAATAAGCGCCAACTCGACTCACTACCACCGACGCCGCCGTCGAGCAAAAGTAAGGAAACGGAATATACGGATGAGTTATGTTCTGGCCTCAAGATGATCGTCAACCGCCAAGGAAGGAAGCGTTTCTTGTTCAGGTACACACTCCACGGAACCAAGAAATCTATCCAGCTAGGTGAATATCCAGCATTAGATATCAACACTGCTCGTCAGATTGCCAATGACCATAAACGGGAAATTGCTCTAGGTAATGACCCCAAGGCTATTCGTGATGAGAAGCGCAACGTCCTTACGTTCCAAGAATTCTCAGAGCTGCATTACTTACCCTACGCAATGATGAATAAGCTTACTGCTAAAAGTGATGCAGGTAGTCTCAAGCTCCACTTCTATCCGAAGTGGGGTAAGAAACCTCTCACTGATATCGGTCAGCAGGACATTCAAAAATTGTTGGACGGATTACTAGAAGGTAGGAAGCCTGCAACGGTGAACCGTCTACGTTCCTTAGTGCTTCGTATGTTCAGGCTGGCAATGGAATGGGGTTATGTCGACTCTAATCCCGGTCAATACATCAGGAAGTTGAAGGAAAACAATGTAAGACAGCGATTCCTATCACGGGCCGAGGTGTCCAGCTTCATCAAGGCATGTAACGAGGAACCGAATCGCACCCAATCTAACGCATTGAAATTCGCTCTGCTTACTGGGATGCGAATCGGGGAAATTACCAGTTCGAAATGGGAGTGTCTTACCGTCGACGACGACGGCAACTGGAGCCTATTTCTACCACACACTAAGTCGGGGCTGTCGAGAACGGTCCTGCTCAACCATCTAGCCAAGGAAGTTATCCATGATCAACGACGATTTCAACAACCTAAGAACCCCTATATCTTTGCCGGAGATGCACCCGGTAGACCTATCGCTCATCCGAAGAAGGCTTTTGCTCGAATCAAGAAAGCTGCCGGGATTACTGACAACTTCCGAATTCATGATTTGAGGCATAGCTTCGCATCGATCCTGATCAACAGCGGAAATGCGACGCTCTATGATGTTCAGCATTTGTTGGGGCATCAGTCGCCACAGACCAGTACAAGATATGCTCATTTGGCTTCGAGTAGGTTGAGAGAAGTCAGTGCAAATGTGGCTGAGTTGGTTAGTAGTGCTTGA
- a CDS encoding restriction endonuclease: MNKSPTYFIDFTEIGNDSRFEKFAEHFLEDMGFNIDTPPSFGPDRKRDLVVSEPSLVSKRGLRWLVSCKYYGSRIGQDDDEANINKLYEHDCDGFMFVYSHEPTSSLLDSVEAVCKRSNKPYKFFTGWNIENALMSFTEHTRTFRYFFPKSFRIINDLKKEPKCECKFHTISYGGPLLVLAYKRHRDDVPHYKMVCNECISDIYDDLNRDCYSWSTTVLLEEF, translated from the coding sequence ATGAATAAATCCCCAACATATTTCATTGATTTTACAGAAATAGGCAACGACTCTCGGTTTGAAAAATTTGCAGAACATTTCTTGGAAGATATGGGGTTCAATATCGATACTCCACCTTCATTCGGTCCAGATAGAAAGAGAGATTTGGTTGTATCTGAACCAAGCCTTGTTTCTAAAAGGGGATTGCGATGGCTAGTTAGCTGTAAATATTATGGAAGTAGAATCGGCCAAGATGATGATGAGGCTAATATAAACAAGTTGTATGAGCATGATTGTGATGGATTTATGTTTGTTTACTCTCATGAACCCACGAGTAGCCTATTAGATAGTGTTGAAGCTGTATGTAAAAGGTCAAACAAACCATATAAGTTTTTTACAGGCTGGAATATAGAAAACGCTCTAATGTCATTCACTGAGCACACAAGGACGTTTAGATACTTTTTCCCGAAATCATTTCGGATCATAAATGACTTAAAGAAAGAGCCTAAGTGTGAGTGCAAGTTCCACACCATCAGCTATGGAGGCCCTTTATTAGTACTAGCATACAAACGACACAGAGATGACGTTCCGCACTATAAAATGGTATGTAACGAGTGCATAAGTGACATTTATGACGATTTAAATAGAGACTGTTATAGTTGGTCAACAACAGTTCTATTAGAAGAATTCTGA